The genomic window TAAATTAGCGATTCCTATTTTGTGTATCTGTTAAGCCTTATGAGTTATGAGGGCGCGACATGTATGCATTTATATGGTGTTTTTATACTGACACTGCAAATCTGCAAgctttcttttatttattagaTGTCTTATTCCCTTAGTAAAACATTTAATATATGGTGAAGGATAATCTGTTTAAAATTGTGGAGCCAATGTGTCCTCAGGTTTTCCCTTTAATGAATTGACTATATTCTACAGGTGCCAGAGTTGGGCTCAATCCGCACATTGATAGACCTGGAACTTGGGAAACTCTTCATAGAGTCTCCCACACGCAGGGATAAATTGCAACTCTCTCTTCTTGAGAGTTTGGCTGATCTAAGTGAAGAAGTAGATGTATTTGGTCAGAGGTATGATTGGATAATTGGATGCATGTTGAGCAACCTTACGAATCACCCATTTGAGTATTTGATTGATCCACCATCTTTTGTTCTTCGCAAACTTCCTTTGGCACTCATTGTACTTTGATCACAAAAATGTAAACCATATAAAAGTGGTGGGTGGATTCCTACAACATTGGGCATTATATTTGGTAGTATTACTCTAGAATGGTCATTAATGATCGCTTCCTGCAAAATGCTTTAGGTATGAGGTGCAAAGTTACGATGATAGGGTAAACACATGGTTCAGTGAAGCTATTGGACGTCCTTGTACCTTGGTGAGATGCTCAAGCTCCAAGTACCGTTCCTGCACATATACTGGCTTGAGAGATCGTCCATGTAGAGATACTCAAAGCAAACTTAATTTTGTTAATGAAGGACAACTACTACTAATATCAGAAGAAAGCATCTCTGACCTCAATAGTCGGCTAAATTCAGGTATCCAACCTCCTTCATTTTCCGCTCTTTTCATTTTTACCGCAAAAGGTCCTCTACTCAATCATAGAACTAATTGAACTTTATCATTCCTTGTTGGCTATGATCCAACATAGTCAGTATGCAATGTATAGCTGCACATTCTTTTCTTGGGATAACCTTGTTATGGGAACTTATTCTGTAGTTACATATTTTGCAGGCAAAGGGGACTGTAAGCAAAAGTTGCCTGTTGATGCAATGAGATTCCGTCCCAACCTTGTTATCTCTGGGTCGAGTCCATACAGTGAGGATAACTGGAAAAAACTTCGTATCGGAGAGGCCTGTTTTACGGTATACATTTTATAACCCTTAAGATCCCATTGCTACAAGACCATAATTTGGCTTTTTTGCAATTGCTGAGTTACTGATTTCATTCATTCTGGATGGCTTATGTGCAGTCCATGGGAGGATGCAATCGCTGTCAGATGATCAATCTACACCAGGACTCCGGGCAGGTGCTCAAATCAAAGGAACCATTGGCCACTTTAGCGTCATACAGACGAAAAAAGGTAAGTTGGCATGCAAAATTTTCATCAGTGGCCAACCTGCAGTTGTTCTTCAGTCATGTGATCCACATTTTATACGTGACCAGGGCAAGATTTTGTTCGGCATCCTATTAAACTATGAAGACATTATGGAAGGGGAAAATGAGACCATTGCAGGGAGATGGCTCCAAGTGGGGCAACAAGTGTACCCTTCGACAGAATGACTTGATGATGAAGTAGCTGCGGACATATCACTTGAGTACATATATGGAATTGCAAGTTGCATCAGCAGCGACCTTGGTGATGATGAAGTGATGATTGTTACGTATACAAAACACGTCGGCATACAAAGCATTTTCGTAATTTTCCAATACGCATAAGATGAAACAAGTTTAGTTAGGTGAAAACAGAATATACCTTCACATGTATCACATATATACTATAGTTCTCAAAATGCTTTTATATAACACACAAGGGGCTCTAAGCCTAAGCCCTAGCTCAAACAAAACGAAATGATTGTAAAGAAAAATGTACAGACGGAAATGGTTCATATTTCAGAGTTCTCATGATTACGGTTTCTGTGCACAGGGTATCAGTCATATTAGCAATCTTGGTACACTATTGAATACTATTTGAAAACCAGGTGTGGTATCAGGACTTAAGAATTACGCAAATGATTACATATTAAGTGGATATGACAGTATCTATTAACAAGGAGAGGTGAGGGCATGTTGCATACACGATGAAATGCCTTAACTAGAAGGTCAGATTGCTCTATGCTATACGACGCCATTTGAGTTTGATCCCTTGTACCTGAAGGGGAAATGGCTCTAGAAACTAGAGGACAGCTAAGTAAAAACACTTACATTGTCAACCTAAAGGTCTAGAAGTAGAAGCAGTTAAGAAATCATAGCAGGTATAGCCCATACCATATGTACAGAGCATCACGTCTCGTAACGACAGGGAGCAAGCAAAAGCACAGTGGCAGgtatatgatgatgatgcaagAGAAAACGCAGTACTGTAAGTTGTGTTTCAGTCCACTTTGTGCAATGACATATGCTGGTCCACATTTGAGAGTGCACAACTTCAGAGTTCGATGATACGATTTCATCCACGTTTGAACTCAAATATCGCCACAACACTCTTTCTTCAGGCTCAAACTCTTTCCTCAAGATAGAGAAGCCTTCCAGGGACAAGTTTCCTGTGTTGAAACATATGATTTCACAATTAGTACCATGTATGACAGGTTCTGTAAAAGATGGGTAGACAAATTTCCtattccatccgtttcacaatgtaagactttctaacattgcccacatacatatagatgttaatgaatctaaacacatacatatgtctagattcattaacatctaaatgaatatggacaatgctaaaaagtcttatattgtaaaacggaggaagtataagttACCTTGTAGGGGGCACCTCCTCGTCAGACAAAACCTTTATCAACCTTTCCTCAAAGGGTGTGGAATGCCAGCTGACATGTTGATCCTAACAACAGTAAAccatcagaagttcagaacaagTTGTGAATTTACATATAAGCCCAGCTTAAGAAAATCACTAGATGAGTCAGTGATAATACCTCTCCATATTTTCTAGTTGTGTTTGGAATACAGTGGCAATCCCAAGCCTTGGACAACCTCGGAGTATGATTGTCCACATCCACATTATCCTCAGAAGTCATAAAGGCATGTCCCTCTTCGATAAGATTGTTCTCATCGTACATTTGGTTCGTGTTTCCTGCGGGTGAAGATTTAAGCCAGCGTGATAGACTGCACACCTCAATATTTTCATCTGAATTGGACTTTGATCTCTCTCCAGCATCCAATAGCCTTTGGCGGTCGAGCTGATACTTAGACACCTCAAGAGGGAAATGTGAAGAATTGAGTGATTCTCCTTTAACCACTGAATCTGAAGAGATCTGCTGTGTCATCTTGGCAGAATCTGAAAGTTGCATCTTCTGAAGCTTGTTCTCTGTTGGTCTAAAGATGGGATATGCGAATTGTTTGCGGGTCTGCACACGCTTTCCAGACGATCCTTTATGTGAAGTATAAACAGTTCTGGGGGTCTGCATATCATCTCTCAATACTAGAGGAGTATGAAAGGGTGAATCACTGGAACCATCGTTGATGCTTTTGATGTTCTGGAAGGGGGAGTTGCCTCGGATAGCTGATTGATAAACTGATTTAACTAGTGGAAGATGTTCAGTATCTTCAGTGTTAAGTTGAGGCGTCAAGATATGATCCTCCCCATATTCAAAGCTGCATAGTATGAAAATGAAGCATCAATTAAATATCTCACCATGATAGTATATTAAAAAACTTCAGACACTAATGGAAATTAGGGCAGTTCTTACCCTCCAGATGATTTAGATTCAAATGCTGGAGTTGCTTCCACTGCCAGTACATTTGTGGGAATTTTATCATGCTACATATCAGAAGTGAAGGTATCAGAGAATGAATATTGATAAACAAATTATTCAGAAATGCTCTTCTCACCTCAATGTAACTTTCCATATTGATTTGATAGGATATGTTATGGAGTTCAGCTGGTGTTTCAGATAGTGTGCCACATAACTTGAGGAAATTTGCCTGTGTAGAGTTAAAAAGTGCAATGAAAAATTCAACTTCACAGTAAAGTACTAGTAGACTATATGTATAAAGAGTATATCTCAACAGCTCAGTACTCAACAATTTACCATCTTAAACAAGGTCTAAACAAAAAGGGTACTGGATAAGAGCGTGACTTCGAGAGCAAAAGGAAAAACTGcagaagataaaaaaatatgtagataACACATGTACACCAATATAATCAAAACAGGAGTAGCATCACTGAGCTTTCCAATCCTATATATGATGGAAATTCTGGACAAAATCTTATGCCCAAAGCATAtaacataaacatattatcTACAAATGCAATGCTCATAAGCCCATAAAAACATTTACTGAACTACAgtacaaaaaataaaactctTTTTTACAGGACAGATCTTACTACAGTTCATTTAAAAACTGATTCAACCATACACCGTAACTCCAAGAAATTCCACAACCATCCGATTATTGTTATAACATAATTGTGAGGTGATGTGGCCTAGTTATAGAACATAAGGTGGTGGCTGTCAAGACCATGAATCCAAATCTCCATTCTCCTTCCAAAAACAGTAGTCCTTGTGATTTCTCTCTATTTTCTCACCAATATAAAAGATATATCCAGCCAGCAATACTGAGTGTTTAAGAACATGTCTACTAGGACATATACAAGGAACGGGTTCCCAGGTCATATAATTGCCGGTTAGGACATATATAGCTCCTAATTCACTGATCACTACTAGGTGCACGACCAAACAAATATGGATAAACGTTCTGCAGAATCTTGCAACAAACTCTCTAGGTGCTCACTCTAGTACTTTACAATAGAACTTAGCTTAGCACTTTTCATGGAACTTATGCAATAGTTGTTACTGCCAGTAAATCGAGTGAAGGCACGGTATAAAGCTAATTCTATCAGCCAAACAGTAGAAAAACACAAGAAGGGATCAAAAACACTTGAGATCTAGTTTCTGGTAAGCTGAAGGTTGCACATACACAATCAGACTGTCAACCTCAAACTAGAACGCGACACTGACAATAGCCATCCGAAGAAGTAAATAATCAGACAATAGATTACATCGCACTTGATTAcggggaaaagaaaattcattCGAGCATACCTCGGATCGAAGCTCCTCATCGCTGCCACAATCATCAGCCAAATCCTCATGAgatcctcccctccctcccaatcCTAAACAATGCCACAAACACACAGATGGGGACAACGTACGCGCTTACCCCCACACGAAACCACACAACGAAATCGATCGAATCAGACCTAGCTCATCGTCGTCCGAGAGCAGCTCCCCGAGCCGATCCTTGTGCGCGAGCGAATCCTGCATCGGAAACGCCAGAGAACAATCACCACCTCAATCCAAATCCCCTCCCAAAACCAAACGATCCAACACGAGGTCCCGCAACGAAGCGGGAGGGATATGTGTACGGGAGGCTAGGGTTTAGGGGGGTTCCCTTacgcggcggccggagccggGGCTGtcgtcgcggtcgcggtcgcggggGTGGGGGCcgaagaaggagaggaagaagccgacgaggacggcgtcgaggaactccaccaccgccctcgcgatcgccgccgcgcaccggcACATCGTCGTCGCGTCGCGGCCCTTCCCGCCGACTAGGAgagaggcggaggggaggaggcgaggagagggGATATGGTTTGAAATGGGAAGCGAAGCTGCGAAGAGGAGGGaagcattattattatttttttattattttggggAAGCGAGAAGGATAGTTGATGGGCCAGGCCTTCGCGACTTCAGCCCAACTATTAATAGTTTGGGCCTCTTCTGTTTTAGTCAGATTTGTCAACGCACCGGGccgtagaaaaaaaatctgtttgGGCTTCAGCCTTTCTGCTCTCTCtgcttctttctcttttttttttctgggaacATATATGCTGTTTGGACTTTCGAGcagattgtaaaaaaaaacaaaaaagatttCTGGGTTCCTTTTCTGTAAATAGAAGATCAATATCTAAGgaaactatttaaaaaatattttctcgaTTTATGTCTCTGTACACGTACTTACCTCCTGAATATTCCTACTAAAACATACCTCataccactatatatatatatatatatatatatatatatatatatatatatatatatatatatatatatatatatattgacgaACCCAAAACATAAATTACCGAGGATCCTATATaactaattatttaattatcgACTGATATTACTAATTAATATGGTATAATTTAGTTAGAAGTGAACAATCTACTCGTGAATTCGTGATCCTATGACCTCGCGGAAAGTTGCATGTCACTATATATGTACCCATGTGTATATAATAAATGTAGACAAAGGGATTCGACCATTAAGCTCGCTCCATCGGCGCAGTTAGTGTCGGGCCCTCCACAGAGTCGCGATCTCCAACAGTAGCAGCTTGGATTattggagatcgatcgatcgatcagatcaCCGCGTCTATGGACACAACACCTGCATCCATCTCTCCGCGGTCGAGAAAGTTTCCAAGAAATGACTTTTCGCCTCAATGATTCCCAACAAAATCGTCTCGATCGTCTCCGCGACAAAAGCATGGCCGCCGGCGACTAAACGCGAGGCTCTATGCACAGTGCACACACATGCTTTGTTGTTGGCACCGCCACATTGACATTTGTGGCGATCGATTTGATGCTGATTCCTCCCTTCCGCTGCATTTACATGTGTAGCACGCGGTTTTCACCCATGGATCATATCGACACGCTATGACGTTTGTACGTACGCTAACTGCCTGCACTGTTTGATTTCCAAAGTGATTTTGCCGCTGTGTGGTAATTAATTCGTGTACGGCTTTGCGCTGATTCATTGAATCTCTCACACACTGATCAATCACTCAAGGTCTCTACAACTCAACCAAAATTAACCCGTGTCAAAATCATCGAGCTGtactagagaaaaaaatatatatatttcacattCCTAGCGCGTTGCAAATAATATGAAATTTTCATCGTTATATTTTGTGCTATTATTAATTAGGAGGGACACATGATAGAGTTCACCAACCGACGGAAACGGCATGTTTTTCATGAAATATCAGGTTTTGAGTTGGCTCAGGCTGATAATTCCGCtcggtaattttttttaaaaaaatcatagtaAATCTTTTCTAAATTTCACAAATTGTTTTCAACCTTTTTCATGAAAATCGAGAATCTACTAATAAGGTGTGGTTCTCGATCTAGTAACGACTCTCTACACAACCCTACAAAGGAAATATATTTAGGGTTAAACGTGCATCTAGGTACACCATACATATAGAGAGTCGTTTTAGCTTACTTTTTAATTGAATTGAAAATTATACCATATGGTCAGATCTAGTGAGGCCAAGAGAATGAAGATCAGTTCCAATCGCTATCACAAATTAAAGGTAGAAAAGAATTGGAGCTTGGATGCATTCTACGCAGCTAATTAAGCAGCTAGAGCGCCATGAATGCGCACACAGTTGACGGAGCTTGCAGAGAACTTTCCAAACCGGAGAAAGAATTCTTCCAACTTCGAAAAGGTACATGCAAATTAGACAACCAACAAAGCATGCAATAGTAGCCGCGATCCCTTTCACATGCCATGGAACTGATGAAAATTGGAGGAAGAATTCGACAGCAAAATTAATTAGCTTCGGCTGTACGTCTGGTTGACTTGCTCATAGCTTGTCCACTCAATCAAATGTTCAAATTGGGTTTGACATTTTTGTACTTGATTGATCAGTCGTTTTGACCAAGGAATAGCAAATGGTGTAGCTGTAGGTTTGAAGAAATAACTGGCCCTGAGGTGAATAGTCTCTGAAAGGATTAATTGGACTGTTGCTGCTGTTCAGGGAAACTGTCTTAACAGGCCGTTGAAAATGTAGCAAGCTGCTTAGCTGCAGGTAATTAATTTGCCGTACGCCCTGGTTAGCACTGTGTACACACATTTCACACATGGTTAATTAGCAAATAAGTTTACATAATGATATTAGGAGATAAACCCAGAAAATGAATGGTACTAATTAATTTGAATGCCAACTTTAATTTCTggaaaaacatttaaaaaaaaaggcatctaTCGAGTCACTTAAACACTTCTGGTCATTCTCTATAGCAAAACGTACTAAAAATATCTCTGAATTCCAGACAAAAAAATTACATCTAGATCTATCAGGGTTCACATAAATTGATCTATATCTATCAACACGTAATCCTCTATACTACATGGGAAATGaagcttgttgttgttgctgttgctacTACCACCATAGGATCTAATAGGTGATCCTGGgaccaccaaaaaaaaaatcctatcccAATGTATATTTACATATgtgaaatatatttttgcaaaaataaaaaacactgtcttattaatatattatgatgcaatcaatttatatttctaaCCTTATTATATTTAgggtattttaaaaaatatataagttggatCACCCATATAAAAATTCTAGATACGCCAACTACTATTATGGGAGTGAATATTATTTGTTTGCTCACCTAAAATAGTTGATTTCTCTCCATGTCTAGAATAAATATAAGTCAAAGTTGAAAAGTTACATTTTGGTTTAGAATTGGAAAAATCTTACAGATATGAAAGAATATCGAAATTgaatatatactagaaaaaaaactccaaaGAAAATTAATGCAATCGATATAccaataattaatttaatattactTCTAGTCAATGTAGTGTgcatttctaaaataaaaaatagccGCGCCTAGTTTTTGTAACAAACCAAGTACCAAAATATTACACGAGTGCAAAAGCACCTTATTCACACGTACGGCATATGTACACGTGTATCACACGATCGATTGAAAACCGAATGTGATTAATCAAGCatcattttaagtttttaacgCATGCACGCACACGGAAAATATGCACACTGCATGTGTAA from Oryza glaberrima chromosome 6, OglaRS2, whole genome shotgun sequence includes these protein-coding regions:
- the LOC127776749 gene encoding protein JASON-like gives rise to the protein MCRCAAAIARAVVEFLDAVLVGFFLSFFGPHPRDRDRDDSPGSGRRDSLAHKDRLGELLSDDDELGLGGRGGSHEDLADDCGSDEELRSEANFLKLCGTLSETPAELHNISYQINMESYIEHDKIPTNVLAVEATPAFESKSSGGFEYGEDHILTPQLNTEDTEHLPLVKSVYQSAIRGNSPFQNIKSINDGSSDSPFHTPLVLRDDMQTPRTVYTSHKGSSGKRVQTRKQFAYPIFRPTENKLQKMQLSDSAKMTQQISSDSVVKGESLNSSHFPLEVSKYQLDRQRLLDAGERSKSNSDENIEVCSLSRWLKSSPAGNTNQMYDENNLIEEGHAFMTSEDNVDVDNHTPRLSKAWDCHCIPNTTRKYGEDQHVSWHSTPFEERLIKVLSDEEVPPTRKLVPGRLLYLEERV